The genomic region CGTCCAGCGTTACGGGCTTGGTTACGTCTTTCACCGTGAGGTTGCCTTGCAGCTTATACGTGTCGTTGCTGGCTTTTTTGAAGGAAGTCGACTCGAACTTGATGTTCGGATACTGCGCAGCATTGAAGAAGTCCTCGGCCTTCAGGTGCTGGTCGCGAGCCTCCTGGTTGGTATCGATGCTGTTTACGTCGAGCGTGAAGTTGATTTTGGCATCCTCGAACGTGTCGCCTTCGGTTACCGCCGAACCTTCGAACTTCTTGAAGTTGCCAGTCACGGTAGAGATAACCAAGTGCTTTACTTTGAACTGCACTTCAGAGTGCATGGGATCGAGGGTCCAGTTGGTCGTAGCCATAATAAGAGGGATGAGAATGTGGA from Hymenobacter aerilatus harbors:
- a CDS encoding YceI family protein, which codes for MATTNWTLDPMHSEVQFKVKHLVISTVTGNFKKFEGSAVTEGDTFEDAKINFTLDVNSIDTNQEARDQHLKAEDFFNAAQYPNIKFESTSFKKASNDTYKLQGNLTVKDVTKPVTLDVEHGGTATDFYGNLKAGFDVTGKINRKEFGLTWDGVTEAGSIVVGEDIKLVISVQFAKQVEAAA